A section of the Ogataea parapolymorpha DL-1 chromosome II, whole genome shotgun sequence genome encodes:
- a CDS encoding Transcriptional regulatory protein RXT2 yields MKSNDSVEKDLLRFKLAVLNSPGFTAKDLVVGVPDGDASVFSNRGNKLLYNSDGVDYTNLNSYRDDLKLVKIEEIDPETGEKRPRYVIRRKDQTVEEIIQRELDDEFGIVDEDDEYKQDYDSVQGLFDSVDVAEILAPITHPTNIVERKTLERIYKSTHLEDLAEQTIELIEKEQDNVIQLSKLMSVFLGDCPDDLLADNLKLPNYDHNLDLEKQIAGSDENGLNRDMDATQEEDEDEGQNGNGQAQDSRKINEHIKDPFFKLPEYKRDPNFGIRKAEDAEESRQLIQIALQRNEEFIRSLTTIRNGFIRADRVKNNIYKWSKEMAEENYDKSEESE; encoded by the coding sequence ATGAAGAGCAACGACTCggttgaaaaagatctGCTGAGGTTCAAGCTTGCCGTTCTGAACTCGCCTGGGTTCACTGCTAAGGACCTAGTGGTTGGCGTGCCGGATGGCGACGCCAGCGTGTTTTCCAACAGGGGCAACAAGCTACTGTATAACTCCGATGGAGTCGACTACACCAATCTGAACTCCTACAGGGACGACCTCAAACTGGTCAAAATAGAGGAAATTGACCCTGAAACTGGTGAGAAACGGCCACGATATGTTATACGACGCAAAGATCAGACCGTGGAGGAGATAATACAACGTGAactggacgacgagtttggcATAGtggacgaagacgatgagTACAAGCAGGACTACGACTCTGTACAAGGACTATTTGATTCCGTGGACGTCGCGGAAATACTAGCGCCGATCACACATCCCACGAACATTGTTGAGCGCAAGACATTAGAGAGGATATATAAGAGCACGCATTTGGAAGATCTCGCCGAGCAGACGATAGAGCTAATAGAAAAGGAGCAAGACAATGTGATCCagctcagcaagctgaTGAGTGTGTTTCTGGGAGATTGTCCGGATGATTTGTTGGCAGACAATTTGAAGCTCCCGAACTACGACCACAACCTTgacctggagaaacagataGCCGGCAGCGATGAGAACGGGTTGAACAGGGACATGGATGCCACGcaagaagaggatgagGATGAGGGCCAGAACGGAAATGGCCAGGCGCAAGATTCCAGAAAGATCAACGAGCATATCAAGGATCCGTTCTTCAAGCTTCCAGAATACAAACGAGACCCGAACTTCGGGATCCGCAAGGCGGAAGACGCAGAGGAGTCTCGGCAATTGATCCAGATAGCGCTTCAGCGGAACGAGGAGTTTATCAGATCGCTAACCACCATTCGCAACGGCTTTATCAGAGCAGACCGcgtgaaaaataatatatataAGTGGAGCAAGGAAATGGCCGAGGAAAATTACGACAAGAGCGAAGAAAGTGAATAG
- a CDS encoding Tubulin-tyrosine ligase: MHVLLTNDDGAPHETASPYVKFLVEAIQKLTNWELTICVPASQKSWIGKAHLAGKDISASYIYSAIDQPADSSFHGPFSHPNADLAKDPNMKEWCLLDGTPATCADIGINYIAKKPVDLVISGPNVGRNCSALYSLSSGTIGGAMEGVQHGKKAIAVSYAFEADSFNDPKILTEASLVSVKLIEKLVSVWDDRVDLYTVNVPLRKSLKLGKTKCVMTPTLDNKWTKSLYTAKSESPEQPASDIVDQSVTHGKTFKWTPDFDSVHQNLGDESVLNDARAVDQGLVSVTALKAAFKEVDDLNTGELIIENSPKSSSDSVFIGYPADAYLFEPLKQALDKYLNSRVSGKTFVFAEYEDLDHERMMSDKNYMANSYIYRKGLIRKHYLANTIAMYTSKNPTSILKKAFPETYQLELDYAEFLDDSLDESYELRQDLEQNEQTLSKTYILKPSMSDKGQGIRIFQTIDQLQYIFDSFEESEENGDENAVITSQLRHFIVQEYIANPLLLPVYENRKFHIRTYVLCVGDLRVLVYQRMLMLFSDKPYHRDFDNIDGHLTNTCLQGDTDKLVVVELRKSVLPEFSQNQIRESINLIVGELFKAATNDKINFQPLPNCFETFGIDFVVDEDLNVSLLEVNSYPDFKQTGDDLKGLIYELFDGIVQQAVVPFFGGKLTIPSSFKQVLELA; this comes from the exons atgcaCGTTCTTCTGACCAACGACGACGGTGCTCCGCACGAGACCGCAAGTCCATACGTCAAGTTTCTCGTCGAGGCTATCCAGAAGTTAACCAACTGGGAGTTGACCATCTGCGTGCCCGCCTCCCAGAAGTCATGGATTGGAAAGGCCCACTTGGCAGGAAAAGACATCTCTGCCTCCTATATCTACTCTGCGATTGACCAACCAGCAGATAGTTCTTTCCACGGGCCGTTCTCCCATCCCAATGCCGATCTTGCCAAGGACCCCAACATGAAAGAGTGGTGTCTTCTGGACGGAACTCCTGCCACCTGCGCGGACATTGGAATCAACTATATTGCCAAAAAGCCTGTCGATCTTGTGATCAGTGGACCAAATGTTGGAAGAAACTGTTCCGCACTGTACTCTTTGTCTAGTGGAACCATTGGAGGAGCAATGGAGGGTGTACAGCACGGCAAGAAAGCGATTGCTGTGTCTTACGCTTTCGAAGCCGATTCTTTCAACGACCCTAAAATTCTAACTGAGGCCTCGTTGGTCTCGGTCAAACTCATCGAGAAACTGGTTTCAGTGTGGGATGACCGCGTTGATTTGTATACCGTCAATGTTCCGCTGAGAAAGAGCCTGAAGCTCGGCAAAACTAAGTGTGTGATGACCCCAACACTTGATAACAAATGGACGAAGTCTCTGTACACCGCTAAATCCGAAAGTCCTGAGCAACCAGCCTCCGATATTGTGGACCAGAGCGTTACTCACGGAAAGACCTTTAAGTGGACTCCAGACTTTGACTCTGTGCACCAGAATCTCGGAGATGAGAGCGTTCTGAATGACGCTAGAGCCGTGGACCAAGGACTTGTTTCCGTTACAGCTCTGAAGGCAGCATTCAAAGAGGTCGATGATCTCAACACTGGTGAGCTGATCATTGA AAATTCTCCGAAAAGTAGCTCCGATTCTGTTTTCATTGGCTACCCAGCCGATGCGTATCTTTTCGAGCCTTTAAAACAAGCTCTGGACAAGTACTTGAACAGCAGAGTTTCGGGAAAGACGTTTGTGTTTGCAGAGTACGAGGATTTGGATCACGAGAGGATGATGAGTGACAAAAACTATATGGCCAACTCCTATATTTATCGGAAGGGTCTGATTCGAAAACACTATTTGGCCAACACAATTGCAATGTACACCTCGAAAAATCCAACGAGTATACTAAAGAAAGCTTTTCCCGAGACATACCAGCTGGAGCTAGATTATGCAGAATTTTTGGACGACTCTCTAGACGAAAGCTACGAGCTGCGTCAGGATTTGGAACAAAACGAGCAAACACTGTCTAAAACGTATATTTTGAAACCAAGCATGAGTGACAAGGGCCAGGGCATCAGGATCTTTCAGACCATCGACCAGTTGCAATACATATTCGACTCGTTTGAGGAGTCTGAGGAAAATGGAGACGAAAACGCCGTGATCACGTCCCAGCTGCGCCATTTCATTGTCCAGGAATATATTGCCAACCCATTGCTGCTACCAGTGTACGAAAACAGGAAGTTCCACATTCGTACTTACGTGCTCTGCGTGGGTGATCTCCGGGTGCTTGTTTACCAGAGAATGTTGATGCTATTTAGCGATAAGCCATATCACAGGGATTTTGACAATATTGATGGCCATCTTACCAACACTTGCTTGCAAGGCGACACAGACAAGCTTGTTGTGGTGGAGCTTCGTAAAAGTGTGCTTCCAGAATTCTCACAAAATCAAATCCGGGAGTCCATAAATTTAATAGTTGGAGAGCTATTTAAAGCTGCCACGAATGACAAAATCAATTTCCAGCCTCTGCCAAACTGCTTCGAGACATTTGGCATCGATTTTGTGGTGGACGAAGACCTCAACGTATCGCTGCTCGAGGTAAATTCTTACCCTGATTTTAAGCAAACTGGAGACGATCTTAAAGGACTCATCtacgagctgtttgacggCATTGTGCAACAGGCAGTGGTGCCTTTCTTTGGGGGCAAGCTAACGATCCCTAGCAGTTTCAAACAAGTACTAGAACTGGCTTAA